In the genome of Cryptomeria japonica chromosome 8, Sugi_1.0, whole genome shotgun sequence, one region contains:
- the LOC131032279 gene encoding uncharacterized protein LOC131032279, translated as MVLSPPTTHGFKLNFDGVVRGGLATSGGIIRTHMGALVAAYAGNLNGHSSNQAKAMALAWGIHFSLTRGIRSMDIEGNSKLIIDVVKGRNRLNLTIEGTIKDTLRLISRLNSFRLMHVFKEGNRVVDALAALGLNISGLRCWRSQNSLPDHINYLLYGDKSEISIND; from the coding sequence ATGGTCTTGTCACCTCCTACCACCCATGGctttaaactcaactttgatggggttGTTAGAGGGGGCCTGGCTACTAGTGGAGGGATCATTAGAACCCACATGGGGGCCCTTGTTGCTGCATATGCAGGTAACTTGAATGGGCACTCCTCTAATCAGGCTAAAGCAATGGCCTTAGCCTGGGGGATTCATTTTTCCCTCACTAGGGGAATCAGGTCAATGGATATTGAGGGTAATTCCAAGCTCATCATAGATGTTGTCAAAGGGCGGAATAGGCTTAACTTGACCATTGAGGGAACCATTAAGGACACCCTAAGGCTCATTTCCAGGCTCAACTCATTCAGACTCATGCATGTATTCAAAGAGGGTAACAGAGTGGTTGATGCTTTGGCTGCCCTTGGTCTAAATATTTCTGGGTTAAGATGTTGGAGGAGCCAGAATTCCCTCCCAGACCACATCAACTACCTTCTTTACGGAGATAAATCTGAAATATCTATCAATGATTGA